In one Drosophila pseudoobscura strain MV-25-SWS-2005 chromosome X, UCI_Dpse_MV25, whole genome shotgun sequence genomic region, the following are encoded:
- the mRpL12 gene encoding 50S ribosomal protein L7/L12 encodes MQITRLALRQVTRHIRLQRMYSSAAPAAAVSGAEKLVPPAPEGAAKPPNPKLDSIVNNIAALNLLEVSELSTLLKQKLNLPETAFAPQFAAGPARAAAEDEEEAAPKKVQTSFTVKLVKFDDKQKVALIKEVKNLLEGMNLVQAKKFVESAPTVVKQDIPKEEAEKLKEALSKAGAIVEIE; translated from the coding sequence ATGCAGATCACACGTCTCGCCCTGCGCCAAGTCACACGCCACATTCGACTCCAGCGTATGTACAGCTCAGCGGCTCCGGCAGCGGCTGTTTCGGGAGCTGAAAAACTGGTGCCGCCGGCTCCAGAGGGGGCTGCTAAGCCACCCAATCCCAAGTTGGACAGCATTGTCAACAACATTGCTGCTCTCAATCTGCTGGAGGTCTCCGAGCTGAGCACCCTGttgaaacagaaactgaaccTGCCAGAGACTGCCTTTGCCCCACAGTTCGCGGCGGGACCGGCACGTGCAGCCGCCGAGGACGAGGAAGAAGCGGCGCCTAAGAAGGTCCAGACATCCTTCACCGTGAAGCTGGTCAAGTTTGATGACAAGCAGAAGGTGGCGCTCATTAAGGAGGTGAAAAATCTGCTAGAGGGCATGAACCTGGTGCAGGCCAAGAAGTTTGTGGAAAGCGCTCCCACCGTTGTGAAGCAGGACATACCAAAGGAAGAGGCCGAGAAGCTCAAGGAGGCTCTGTCCAAGGCTGGGGCCATTGTTGAAATTGAATAG